The following coding sequences lie in one Myxococcus xanthus genomic window:
- a CDS encoding right-handed parallel beta-helix repeat-containing protein — translation MSRLRSLCLLGLVSVGGVACSNGAQAPAPASDSDRLPSYPGSRQPSAPNVPPPAPQNDNDDVSGHDGDDEDDMPVVEQPPPVPEPQAPEPPVYAKEWYVSPSGNDSANGSRAKPLRTISKALTRVGPGEIIRVQKGTYTEKLIIDASAKAGTADAPITLRGEDLPKVVPTNSGWFMAHVQRPHWRIEGFEFDVRGQRQVAVTFSGNTTGTVLAGNELHHGAFGSGISTDAGANGITIENNHIHHFARGNDDSHGVVIAPTSVDITVRGNDIHDNSGDSVQCLGPEGFSNNTPARGVLIEDNDMYDNRENAVDLKTCHDVVVRGNRMYGFEKSTSSRGEAVVVHYSARNVVIEDNDISDSSLGIAVGGTRVGAPPTNISIRRNRIHDLKTPEGSGIRIENGSDVRVLHNTVVGTDGFAFVVGHGTGGPSTNIAVRNNLFATRNAVSMGLSAPGLSMTSNLYLADAAFNTGIFVAPQSGWVGSTLAHWLSNGVEQDSDEGGEPLVDLDTLMPGERAVDRGMDLGLPYCGAAPDIGAVESDCPEATTAALME, via the coding sequence TCGCCTGCTCCAACGGCGCGCAGGCGCCTGCTCCAGCGTCCGATTCGGACCGCCTTCCCAGCTATCCTGGCTCGCGGCAGCCCTCGGCCCCCAACGTGCCTCCGCCCGCGCCACAGAACGACAACGACGACGTTTCTGGCCACGACGGCGATGACGAAGACGACATGCCCGTGGTGGAGCAGCCGCCTCCCGTCCCCGAGCCGCAGGCACCGGAGCCGCCCGTCTACGCGAAGGAGTGGTACGTCAGCCCGTCCGGCAATGACTCGGCGAATGGCTCGCGTGCAAAGCCGCTGCGCACCATCTCCAAGGCCCTGACGCGGGTGGGCCCGGGGGAAATCATCCGCGTCCAGAAGGGCACCTACACAGAGAAGCTCATCATCGACGCCAGCGCCAAGGCCGGCACCGCGGATGCCCCCATCACCCTGCGTGGCGAGGACCTGCCCAAGGTCGTTCCCACCAACAGCGGCTGGTTCATGGCCCACGTACAGCGCCCCCACTGGCGCATCGAGGGCTTCGAGTTCGACGTCCGGGGTCAGCGCCAGGTCGCCGTGACGTTCTCTGGAAACACCACCGGCACCGTGCTCGCGGGCAACGAGCTGCACCACGGCGCGTTCGGCAGCGGCATCAGCACCGACGCGGGCGCCAACGGCATCACCATCGAGAACAACCACATCCACCACTTCGCTCGAGGCAACGACGACTCGCACGGCGTCGTCATCGCGCCCACGTCGGTGGACATCACCGTGCGGGGCAACGACATCCACGACAACTCGGGTGACTCGGTGCAGTGCCTGGGCCCCGAGGGCTTCAGCAACAACACCCCGGCGCGCGGCGTCCTCATCGAGGACAACGACATGTACGACAACCGGGAGAACGCGGTGGACCTCAAGACGTGCCACGACGTCGTCGTGCGCGGCAACCGCATGTACGGCTTCGAGAAGTCCACCTCGTCCCGTGGCGAGGCCGTGGTGGTGCACTACTCCGCGCGCAACGTCGTCATCGAGGACAACGACATCTCGGATTCGTCGCTGGGCATCGCCGTGGGGGGCACCCGCGTGGGCGCGCCGCCCACCAACATCTCCATCCGCCGCAACCGCATCCACGACTTGAAGACGCCCGAGGGCTCCGGCATCCGCATCGAGAATGGCAGCGACGTGCGCGTGCTGCACAACACGGTGGTGGGGACGGACGGCTTCGCCTTCGTGGTGGGCCACGGCACCGGTGGGCCGTCCACCAACATCGCGGTGCGCAACAACCTGTTCGCCACGCGCAATGCCGTCAGCATGGGCCTGTCCGCCCCCGGCCTCAGCATGACGTCCAACCTCTACCTGGCCGACGCCGCGTTCAACACGGGCATCTTCGTCGCCCCGCAAAGCGGGTGGGTGGGCAGCACGCTCGCCCACTGGCTGTCGAACGGCGTGGAGCAGGACTCGGATGAGGGCGGCGAGCCGCTGGTGGACCTGGACACGCTGATGCCCGGCGAGCGCGCGGTGGACCGGGGCATGGACCTGGGGCTGCCCTACTGCGGCGCCGCGCCGGACATCGGCGCGGTGGAGTCGGACTGCCCCGAGGCCACCACCGCCGCGCTCATGGAGTAA
- a CDS encoding N,N-dimethylformamidase beta subunit family domain-containing protein, with translation MAQAGRWAGWVCGLALVFGGIGCEEAAVRPVLPGDKHDTPPLNDGYDGGDGEPHPGLIDAGVPDAGTGQPAPPDAGPVELPARDADAVREENRRPGTTAWRITRNAHGREIEGYALKATLTQGETLRVAVSVSEARTFRWYVYRMGHYGGTGAREVARGGPVPGVRQGDCPADRATGVVACRWAPTLEISVGEDWVRGVYVVKLVREDNHQRYVPFFVRDANPRAEVAVLIPTATWAAYNTWGGTSLYDDRDRVMREHGVSRAFQVSYDRPNYRGHGSGHLLTDDLSLVQWLESQDLDVGYFTDEDLDASYDFLAGAKAFFMSGHDEYWSPRIREHADRAVAEGRSLLNLGANNAYWQVQMEPSKDGRPRRIIACYKGHASEPYSGAQRTVKFRERVVGRPENALLGVQFSARWHQFGFPAVITNPGHWALAGSGLKAGDTLWMANGYEVDQLVSNGSSPEGLEVLAESPLLSLQGAFGFGHMVLRKQGSAYIFSSGGIDFVRTLASEDMADPRAARIVANVLYKALGRPVPDTLVRFERQNVSSAQGPSSAEVRTVAGVPGKRVRAGVPVAGNSLGAPTAVALLPDGGIVVADGLGNAVKRVTPGGEVKTVASGLNGPMGIAADAAGNVYVADTDHYVIRRIDPEGKVEVFAGGTPGLMDGPAKQAAFNQPTGLAVTPDGTALLVADMNNGVIRRIDLVAEGHPVTTLQGDWLYRPSGVAVSADGNTLFVVESGMSRVVRIRDGLTSVVAGTTPGFRDGAPESSQFLPYLGIAVLKDGSLAVSDPGNYRVRRVVLNADGSARKVTTLAGSGRYGHSDGSGDKADLVLPAGLTVGPDGRLYVADAGNSLVRAITP, from the coding sequence ATGGCTCAGGCAGGCCGTTGGGCGGGCTGGGTGTGCGGGCTTGCGCTCGTGTTCGGTGGCATTGGCTGTGAGGAGGCGGCCGTGCGCCCGGTGCTACCGGGTGACAAACACGACACGCCTCCCCTGAACGACGGCTATGACGGCGGCGACGGTGAGCCGCATCCGGGACTCATTGACGCGGGTGTGCCGGACGCCGGCACCGGACAGCCCGCGCCTCCCGACGCGGGCCCGGTGGAGCTGCCCGCGCGAGACGCGGACGCCGTGCGCGAGGAGAACCGCCGCCCGGGGACCACGGCGTGGCGCATCACCCGCAACGCCCACGGCCGCGAAATCGAAGGCTACGCGCTGAAGGCCACGCTGACGCAGGGCGAGACGCTGCGAGTCGCCGTGTCGGTGTCCGAGGCCCGGACGTTCCGCTGGTACGTGTACCGGATGGGGCACTACGGCGGCACGGGCGCCCGCGAGGTGGCACGCGGAGGCCCGGTGCCCGGCGTGCGCCAGGGTGACTGTCCCGCGGACCGCGCCACGGGCGTCGTCGCCTGTCGCTGGGCGCCCACGCTGGAGATTTCCGTCGGTGAAGACTGGGTGCGCGGCGTGTACGTGGTGAAGCTGGTGCGTGAGGACAACCACCAGCGCTACGTGCCCTTCTTCGTGCGCGACGCGAATCCGCGCGCCGAGGTGGCCGTCCTCATCCCCACCGCCACCTGGGCCGCCTACAACACCTGGGGGGGCACCAGCCTCTATGACGACCGCGACCGGGTGATGCGCGAGCACGGCGTCAGCCGCGCCTTCCAGGTGTCCTATGACCGGCCCAACTACCGGGGCCATGGCAGCGGCCACCTGCTGACGGACGACCTGAGCCTGGTTCAGTGGCTGGAGTCGCAGGACCTGGACGTGGGCTACTTCACCGACGAGGACCTGGACGCCAGCTACGACTTCCTGGCCGGCGCCAAGGCCTTCTTCATGTCGGGCCACGACGAGTACTGGAGCCCGCGCATCCGCGAGCACGCGGACCGGGCGGTGGCGGAAGGCCGGTCGCTGCTCAACCTGGGCGCGAACAATGCGTACTGGCAGGTGCAGATGGAGCCGTCCAAGGACGGCCGGCCGCGGCGCATCATCGCCTGCTACAAGGGCCACGCGAGTGAGCCGTACTCGGGCGCCCAGCGCACGGTGAAGTTCCGCGAGCGCGTCGTGGGCCGTCCGGAGAACGCGCTCCTGGGCGTGCAGTTCTCCGCCCGCTGGCACCAGTTCGGCTTCCCCGCCGTCATCACCAACCCGGGACACTGGGCACTGGCGGGCTCGGGGCTGAAGGCCGGTGACACGCTGTGGATGGCCAACGGCTACGAAGTGGACCAGTTGGTGAGCAACGGCAGCTCGCCGGAGGGCCTGGAGGTGCTGGCCGAGTCCCCGCTGCTGTCGCTCCAGGGCGCCTTCGGCTTCGGCCACATGGTGCTGCGCAAGCAGGGCAGCGCCTACATCTTCTCCTCGGGCGGCATCGACTTCGTGCGCACGCTGGCCTCCGAGGACATGGCGGACCCGCGCGCGGCCCGCATCGTCGCGAACGTGCTCTACAAGGCGCTGGGCCGGCCGGTACCCGACACGCTGGTGCGCTTCGAGCGGCAGAACGTGTCGAGCGCCCAGGGGCCCTCCTCGGCCGAGGTGCGCACGGTGGCGGGCGTGCCCGGAAAGCGCGTCCGCGCCGGTGTCCCCGTGGCGGGCAACTCGCTGGGGGCGCCCACCGCGGTGGCCCTGCTGCCGGATGGGGGCATCGTGGTGGCGGACGGCCTGGGCAACGCGGTGAAGCGCGTGACGCCGGGGGGCGAGGTGAAGACGGTGGCCTCCGGCCTCAATGGCCCCATGGGCATCGCCGCGGACGCAGCGGGCAACGTGTACGTGGCCGACACGGACCACTACGTCATCCGCCGCATCGACCCGGAAGGGAAGGTGGAGGTGTTCGCGGGCGGGACGCCGGGCCTGATGGACGGCCCCGCGAAGCAGGCGGCCTTCAACCAGCCCACGGGCCTGGCGGTGACGCCGGATGGCACCGCGCTGCTGGTGGCGGACATGAACAACGGCGTGATTCGCCGCATCGACCTGGTGGCGGAGGGCCACCCGGTGACGACGCTGCAGGGTGACTGGCTCTACCGGCCCTCGGGCGTGGCGGTGAGCGCGGATGGGAACACGCTGTTCGTCGTCGAGTCCGGCATGTCCCGGGTGGTGCGCATTCGCGACGGCCTCACGTCGGTGGTGGCGGGCACGACGCCGGGCTTCCGTGACGGCGCGCCGGAGTCGTCCCAGTTCCTGCCGTACCTGGGCATCGCGGTGCTGAAGGATGGCTCGCTCGCGGTGTCGGACCCGGGCAACTACCGCGTGCGCCGCGTCGTCCTGAACGCGGACGGCAGCGCGCGCAAGGTGACGACGCTGGCCGGCAGCGGGCGTTACGGCCACTCGGACGGGTCGGGAGACAAGGCGGACCTCGTCCTCCCGGCCGGCCTGACGGTGGGGCCGGATGGTCGCCTCTACGTGGCGGACGCCGGCAATTCGCTGGTGCGCGCGATTACTCCATGA
- a CDS encoding aspartate kinase translates to MPIVVQKYGGSSVAGVEKLRKVAQRVKDKREAGYQVVVVVSAMGDTTDELLALAKGVSADPPRRELDMLLTCGERISMALLSMALQEMDVPAISFTGSQSGIITTDAHAQARIVEVRPYRIHDELARGKVVIVAGYQGVSFKKEVTTLGRGGSDTTAVALAAALDAEACEIYSDVDGVFSADPRVVPDARKLESLSYDEMQELASAGAKVLNAQAVEWAKARGITILARTAHGQGTGTAVQELAVPTDHRLKGVTADAEMAVLSAAEPIRLAELLEFLDARAVRGRTLDFEGSVGGARRTVITVPLADIHGADALRRELATRFGDAVSWREDLGTVTCVGVGLNADWAPLRRALAAAEELGAHVHAAHTSPLQLTLLVDKAHLKALTARLHRELLGG, encoded by the coding sequence ATGCCAATCGTGGTCCAGAAGTACGGCGGCTCGTCGGTCGCCGGCGTGGAGAAGCTCCGCAAGGTCGCCCAGCGGGTGAAGGACAAGCGCGAGGCGGGCTATCAGGTGGTGGTGGTGGTGAGCGCCATGGGCGACACCACGGATGAGCTGCTGGCGCTGGCCAAGGGCGTTTCGGCGGACCCGCCGCGCCGCGAGCTGGACATGCTGCTCACGTGTGGCGAGCGCATCTCCATGGCGCTGCTCTCCATGGCGCTCCAGGAGATGGACGTGCCGGCCATCAGCTTCACCGGCAGCCAGAGCGGCATCATCACCACGGACGCGCACGCGCAGGCCCGCATCGTGGAGGTGCGTCCGTACCGCATCCACGACGAGCTGGCGCGCGGCAAGGTCGTCATCGTCGCGGGCTACCAGGGCGTCTCCTTCAAGAAGGAAGTGACGACGCTGGGGCGCGGCGGCTCGGACACGACGGCGGTGGCGTTGGCGGCGGCGCTGGACGCGGAGGCGTGTGAAATCTACTCGGACGTGGACGGCGTGTTCAGCGCGGACCCCCGGGTGGTGCCGGATGCGCGCAAGCTGGAGTCGCTGAGCTACGACGAGATGCAGGAGCTGGCGAGCGCGGGCGCCAAGGTGCTCAACGCGCAGGCGGTGGAGTGGGCCAAGGCGCGGGGCATCACCATCCTCGCGCGCACCGCGCACGGCCAGGGAACGGGGACGGCGGTCCAGGAGCTGGCTGTCCCCACGGACCACCGGCTCAAGGGCGTCACCGCCGACGCGGAGATGGCCGTGCTGTCCGCCGCGGAGCCCATCCGCCTGGCGGAGCTGCTGGAGTTCCTGGACGCGCGCGCCGTGCGAGGGCGGACGCTGGACTTCGAGGGCTCGGTGGGCGGGGCGCGCAGGACGGTCATCACCGTGCCTCTGGCGGACATCCATGGCGCGGACGCGCTGCGCCGGGAGCTGGCCACGCGCTTCGGTGACGCCGTGTCCTGGCGCGAGGACCTGGGCACCGTCACCTGTGTGGGCGTGGGGTTGAACGCGGACTGGGCGCCGCTGCGCCGCGCGCTGGCCGCCGCCGAGGAGCTGGGGGCTCACGTTCACGCGGCCCATACGTCGCCTTTGCAACTGACGCTGCTGGTGGACAAAGCACACCTGAAGGCGCTGACGGCCCGGCTGCACCGAGAGCTCCTGGGCGGGTAG
- a CDS encoding ABC transporter ATP-binding protein, whose amino-acid sequence MIEVQHLTKRYRDRVAVDDLTFQVEAGEILGFLGPNGAGKSTTMKILTGFLPPSEGVVRVGGYDVEAQPLEVKRRIGYLPEMPPLYVEMTVRGYLRFVASLKGLSGSALKAELERVAALMGVTHVMDRVIQNLSKGYKQRVGIAQALLGSPPVLILDEPTEGLDPAQRAELRALIKGLAGKHTVILSTHILPEVTMTCQKVLIIHQGKMAAYDDISQLARIHGQAENASLEEVFIKLTAA is encoded by the coding sequence ATGATCGAGGTCCAGCACCTCACCAAGCGATACCGCGACCGGGTGGCCGTGGACGACCTCACCTTCCAGGTCGAGGCCGGTGAGATTCTCGGGTTCCTGGGCCCCAACGGGGCGGGCAAGTCCACCACCATGAAAATCCTCACCGGCTTCCTCCCGCCGTCGGAGGGGGTGGTCCGCGTCGGGGGCTATGACGTCGAAGCGCAGCCGCTCGAGGTGAAGCGCCGCATCGGCTACCTGCCGGAGATGCCGCCGCTCTACGTGGAGATGACGGTGCGAGGCTACCTGCGCTTCGTCGCCTCACTGAAGGGACTGTCGGGGAGCGCCCTCAAGGCCGAGCTGGAGCGGGTGGCCGCCCTCATGGGTGTGACGCACGTCATGGACCGCGTCATCCAGAACCTGTCCAAGGGCTACAAGCAGCGTGTGGGAATCGCCCAGGCGCTGCTCGGCTCCCCGCCGGTGCTCATCCTGGACGAACCCACCGAAGGCCTGGACCCCGCACAGCGCGCCGAGCTGCGCGCCCTCATCAAGGGCCTGGCCGGCAAGCACACCGTCATCCTCTCCACGCACATCCTCCCGGAGGTCACGATGACGTGCCAGAAGGTGCTCATCATCCACCAGGGGAAGATGGCCGCGTACGACGACATCTCCCAGCTGGCCCGCATCCACGGCCAGGCGGAGAACGCGTCGCTGGAAGAAGTCTTCATCAAGCTGACCGCCGCCTGA
- a CDS encoding ABC transporter permease, with protein MRTALAIARKELSIYFTTPWAYAVFTAMAALTAFYFTDLLQAFNDVQGVARRVGWAQMSPDFNMYRNLTDGVVVELWGSVLVITLVVTPFLSMRLFAEEKRNRTFELLMTAPVRPIEIVLGKYLGGLGVISATLALTLVFPLLLSALGSSESGLALEWSTVLLGYGALLLWGATCMAVGLFISALTESQMLAAFLTFCVLLAWMLLGQVARRAEEPLRSALSYVACDLQLQGMIKGVLDAQSLVFFASVIGFSLFLTHRTVDAQRWA; from the coding sequence ATGCGCACCGCCCTGGCGATTGCCCGCAAGGAACTGTCCATCTACTTCACCACGCCGTGGGCCTACGCCGTCTTCACGGCGATGGCGGCGCTGACGGCCTTCTACTTCACGGACCTGCTTCAGGCGTTCAACGACGTCCAGGGCGTGGCGCGCCGGGTGGGCTGGGCGCAGATGTCCCCGGACTTCAACATGTACCGCAACCTCACGGACGGGGTGGTGGTGGAGCTGTGGGGCAGCGTCCTGGTCATCACCCTGGTCGTCACGCCGTTCCTGTCCATGCGGCTGTTCGCGGAGGAGAAGCGCAACCGCACCTTCGAGCTGCTGATGACGGCGCCGGTGCGGCCCATTGAAATCGTGCTGGGCAAGTACCTGGGCGGCCTGGGCGTCATCTCCGCCACGCTGGCGCTCACGCTCGTCTTCCCGCTGCTGCTGTCCGCACTGGGCAGCAGCGAGTCCGGGCTGGCGCTGGAGTGGTCCACCGTCCTGCTGGGCTACGGCGCGTTGCTGCTGTGGGGCGCCACCTGCATGGCCGTGGGACTGTTCATCTCCGCGCTGACGGAGAGCCAGATGCTGGCGGCCTTCCTCACCTTCTGTGTCCTGCTGGCGTGGATGCTGCTGGGCCAGGTGGCCCGCCGCGCGGAGGAGCCGCTGCGCTCCGCGCTGTCCTACGTCGCCTGCGACCTCCAGTTGCAGGGGATGATCAAAGGCGTGCTGGACGCGCAGTCGCTGGTGTTCTTCGCCTCCGTCATCGGCTTCTCCCTCTTCCTCACCCACCGCACGGTGGATGCCCAGCGGTGGGCCTGA
- a CDS encoding GldG family protein — MQAANVGKVLGAFGLLLLLSSPFTLFVTSDSAVTAAVKAGAGLVLVGIYGATNYRQFGQFATRRSSSFFATTVLTTLGVFAGLVAVNYLAFKQNRRWDLTQARIHTLAPQTVSSLAAIPDQVRAIAFITPAHAQYGQLEALLALYHAEAPGKFEYTFKDPRRSPDLAAKYQVREGQTAVVLVRGEGEHATHTLLATVSEQELTHAVLKLNSVGSQKVYFVTGHGEWPLDKEQAPPNDPGASLSEFRRQLLQEGYTAEPLNLAGVQDVPPDAALVIIAGARVSYTAPEKEVLQRYLASGGRMLYFADANLRDGLDGLLAEHGVQVDEGIVADAQYNSGNPFVVLSLFYSDHEIGKPLHQRGLNVEFPTPRSLTLLRMGMAPGVQVEPVVLTSQYGWVESTPEENAVPSDGEKTGQLVLVAAVTRDTQAAQGKRFDEARLVVMGDSELLLDPNWGHEPNRNLVMNALGWASTQLTKITIRPPDREVSTLELDAATLSRIRFFATDLMPLTLLGVGLAIWLSRRNK, encoded by the coding sequence ATGCAGGCGGCCAACGTCGGCAAGGTCCTGGGCGCGTTCGGACTGCTGCTGCTGCTGTCGAGTCCGTTCACCCTGTTCGTCACCTCGGACAGCGCCGTCACCGCCGCCGTGAAGGCGGGCGCGGGACTGGTGCTGGTGGGCATCTACGGCGCGACGAACTACCGGCAGTTCGGCCAGTTCGCCACCCGCCGCTCCAGCAGCTTCTTCGCCACCACGGTGCTCACCACGCTGGGCGTGTTCGCCGGGCTGGTGGCGGTGAACTACCTGGCCTTCAAGCAGAACCGGCGCTGGGACTTGACGCAGGCGCGCATCCACACGCTGGCGCCACAGACGGTGTCCTCGCTGGCCGCGATTCCGGACCAGGTGCGCGCCATCGCGTTCATCACCCCGGCGCATGCCCAGTACGGCCAGTTGGAAGCGCTCCTCGCGCTCTACCATGCGGAAGCGCCGGGGAAGTTCGAGTACACCTTCAAGGACCCGCGCCGCAGCCCGGACCTGGCCGCGAAGTACCAGGTGCGTGAGGGCCAGACGGCGGTGGTGCTGGTACGCGGCGAGGGCGAGCACGCCACGCACACGCTGCTCGCCACCGTGTCCGAGCAGGAGCTGACGCACGCGGTCCTCAAGCTGAACTCGGTGGGCAGCCAGAAGGTCTATTTCGTCACCGGCCATGGGGAGTGGCCACTGGACAAGGAGCAGGCCCCGCCCAATGACCCGGGCGCCAGCCTTTCCGAATTCCGGAGGCAGTTGCTCCAGGAGGGCTACACCGCGGAACCGCTGAACCTCGCGGGTGTCCAAGATGTGCCACCGGACGCCGCGCTGGTCATCATCGCGGGGGCCCGGGTGTCCTACACCGCGCCGGAGAAGGAGGTGCTCCAGCGCTACCTCGCCTCCGGTGGACGCATGCTCTACTTCGCCGACGCCAATCTCCGTGACGGCCTGGACGGACTGCTGGCCGAGCACGGCGTGCAGGTGGACGAGGGCATCGTCGCGGACGCGCAATACAACAGCGGCAACCCCTTCGTGGTGCTGTCGCTCTTCTACAGCGACCACGAGATTGGCAAGCCGCTGCACCAGCGGGGGCTCAACGTGGAGTTCCCCACCCCGCGCAGCCTGACCCTGCTGCGCATGGGCATGGCGCCGGGCGTCCAGGTGGAGCCGGTGGTCCTCACGTCCCAGTACGGATGGGTGGAGAGCACGCCAGAAGAGAACGCGGTGCCTTCGGATGGCGAGAAGACGGGCCAACTGGTGCTGGTGGCCGCCGTGACGCGTGATACCCAGGCCGCGCAGGGCAAGCGCTTCGACGAGGCGCGCCTGGTGGTGATGGGGGACTCGGAGCTTCTCCTGGACCCGAACTGGGGCCATGAGCCCAACCGCAACCTGGTGATGAATGCGCTGGGCTGGGCGTCCACGCAGCTCACGAAAATCACCATCCGCCCGCCGGACCGCGAGGTGTCCACGCTGGAGCTGGACGCGGCGACGCTCAGCCGCATCCGCTTCTTCGCCACGGACCTCATGCCGCTGACGCTGCTGGGCGTGGGCCTGGCCATCTGGCTGTCGAGGCGCAACAAGTGA
- a CDS encoding DUF4340 domain-containing protein: protein MTPARGRWRWSILTVVTAGLGLTACTGEKASEASEARRKADTQQRLFVTGTEETRGQDDGAPAKPVFTHLTVRARGATTELVREQDGTWKLTAPVSARAEAAVVETILGTLASSSFSATVKEAPTDADLDAYGLKPPLFTVTARAYLPDAQGQGAQDPARQRTVTLHCGKENTYDGSVYVRRDAEPAVHAAAGTVRWALDRDTFALRAKDLLAPLDERALKGIEVKAPQGAYQLTRDADGTGWRLVAPVAANANATRVADLLKVLVDQRALSFPEDTPESRKRLGLEAPVVDARFTGGPGEPVRVRMSRVTEDGAVRAYALREQGTQAVLGEVPEDALGVLDVSVRELKDRRVLEFRRQDVRRIVFHPGGGAPTITVVNTSEANEGAGHWDMESPQRGKAQHFKLASLLRALEGLKATGYGETNPRNWARYGVTAASPGAVLLGADGRELARLWLGTEVPDEPGTLYARGSGPDVLKVPESRLTLPTRPEDLLEAAKVPDAPKPPAKTEQAP, encoded by the coding sequence GTGACGCCGGCCCGCGGAAGGTGGCGGTGGAGCATCCTCACCGTCGTCACGGCGGGCCTGGGGCTCACCGCATGCACCGGTGAGAAGGCGTCCGAGGCGAGCGAGGCCCGGCGGAAAGCCGACACCCAGCAGCGCCTCTTCGTCACGGGGACGGAGGAGACGCGCGGACAGGACGACGGGGCACCCGCGAAGCCCGTCTTCACACACCTGACGGTGCGGGCCCGGGGCGCCACCACGGAGCTGGTTCGCGAGCAGGACGGTACGTGGAAGCTGACGGCGCCCGTGTCCGCTCGCGCGGAGGCAGCCGTGGTGGAGACCATCCTCGGCACGCTGGCGTCTTCGAGCTTCAGCGCCACCGTGAAGGAGGCGCCCACCGACGCCGACCTGGACGCGTACGGCCTGAAGCCGCCCCTCTTCACCGTCACGGCCCGGGCCTACCTGCCAGATGCTCAAGGCCAGGGGGCGCAGGACCCCGCCCGCCAGCGCACGGTGACACTGCACTGTGGCAAGGAGAACACCTACGACGGCTCCGTCTACGTACGCCGAGACGCGGAGCCGGCGGTCCACGCCGCCGCGGGGACGGTGCGCTGGGCCCTGGACCGGGACACCTTCGCCCTGCGCGCCAAGGACCTCCTGGCGCCCCTGGATGAGCGTGCGCTGAAGGGCATCGAGGTCAAGGCGCCGCAGGGTGCGTATCAACTGACGCGAGACGCGGACGGCACGGGCTGGCGGCTGGTCGCGCCGGTGGCCGCCAACGCGAACGCGACGCGTGTCGCGGACCTGCTGAAGGTCCTGGTGGACCAGCGGGCACTGTCCTTCCCCGAAGACACGCCGGAGTCCCGGAAGCGGTTGGGCCTGGAGGCCCCGGTGGTGGACGCCCGCTTCACCGGCGGCCCGGGCGAACCGGTTCGGGTGCGGATGTCCCGCGTGACGGAAGACGGCGCCGTGCGCGCCTATGCGTTGCGCGAGCAGGGGACGCAAGCCGTGCTGGGCGAGGTGCCCGAGGACGCCCTCGGCGTGCTGGACGTGAGCGTCCGGGAGCTGAAGGACCGGCGCGTGCTGGAGTTCCGGCGCCAGGACGTCCGCCGCATCGTGTTCCACCCGGGCGGTGGCGCGCCCACCATCACCGTGGTGAATACGTCGGAAGCCAACGAAGGCGCCGGACACTGGGACATGGAGTCCCCGCAGCGGGGCAAGGCACAACACTTCAAGCTCGCTTCGCTGCTGCGCGCGCTGGAAGGTCTGAAGGCCACGGGCTACGGCGAGACGAACCCAAGGAATTGGGCCCGGTATGGCGTGACGGCGGCCTCCCCCGGCGCCGTGCTGCTGGGCGCGGACGGACGCGAACTGGCGCGGCTCTGGCTGGGCACTGAAGTCCCCGACGAGCCCGGCACGCTCTACGCCCGCGGCTCCGGCCCTGATGTCCTCAAGGTGCCCGAGTCACGCCTCACGTTGCCCACCAGGCCCGAGGACTTGCTGGAAGCAGCGAAGGTCCCCGACGCGCCGAAGCCGCCCGCGAAGACGGAGCAGGCGCCCTGA
- a CDS encoding metallophosphoesterase family protein produces MAAVGDLHCREDHHGRFRQLVKQVNATADLLVLCGDLTDRGMIEEGKVLAEELSALRVPCAAVLGNHDYEHNQVKEICGELAKVGVHVLDGDHFIFEKVLGVAGVKGFGGGFGNATLQAFGEGQTKAFVQEAVTESLKLEAALSHLDVEKKVVIMHYAPVPDTLEGENIEIRPFLGTSRLSMPIDHYGAEVVFHGHAHHGARNGKTKSGIPVYNVAMPLLAKHTPDQRYVLLEV; encoded by the coding sequence TTGGCGGCGGTCGGTGACCTGCACTGCCGGGAGGACCACCACGGTCGCTTCCGGCAACTGGTCAAGCAGGTGAACGCCACGGCGGACCTGCTCGTGTTGTGCGGCGACCTCACCGACCGCGGAATGATTGAAGAGGGCAAGGTGCTGGCGGAGGAGTTGTCCGCGCTCCGCGTTCCCTGCGCCGCGGTGCTCGGCAACCACGACTATGAGCACAACCAGGTGAAGGAGATTTGCGGCGAGCTGGCCAAGGTCGGCGTCCACGTGTTGGACGGGGACCACTTCATCTTCGAGAAGGTGCTGGGCGTGGCGGGAGTGAAGGGCTTTGGCGGCGGCTTCGGCAACGCGACGCTCCAGGCCTTTGGCGAGGGCCAGACGAAGGCCTTCGTGCAGGAGGCCGTCACGGAGTCGCTCAAGCTGGAGGCCGCGCTGAGCCACCTCGACGTGGAGAAGAAGGTGGTCATCATGCACTACGCCCCGGTGCCGGACACGCTGGAGGGGGAGAACATCGAGATTCGCCCCTTCCTGGGCACCAGCCGCCTGTCCATGCCCATTGACCACTACGGCGCGGAGGTGGTGTTCCACGGGCACGCGCACCACGGCGCTCGCAACGGAAAGACGAAGAGCGGCATCCCCGTCTACAACGTGGCCATGCCCCTGTTGGCGAAGCACACCCCGGACCAGCGGTATGTGTTGCTGGAGGTGTAG